A genomic window from Barnesiella propionica includes:
- the lpxK gene encoding tetraacyldisaccharide 4'-kinase, translated as MLEENHVKIITALTPLSLLYGVGVSIRNKLFDWGILSSEEFDIPVISVGNLTVGGTGKTPHIEYLIRLFSEKYRVAVLSRGYKRKTKGFILAHNNSTSAEIGDEPYQILKKFPNVVIAVDTDRRRGIRKLTELEPAIDVVLLDDAFQHRYVSPLISIILTDHHRPIYDDKLLPAGKLREPISSLYRANIVIVTKCPEDIKPIDFRIISRKLNLYPYQDLYFSHFTYTLPKKMFGEEEELSLSSLTGDDSLLLVTGIANPASLYQYIKNFPAHSEAISFPDHHNFTLKDIKTIENKFKTLPGKNKYIITTEKDTARLCSSPFLSEELKSHFYNIPISVDFLQNANTVFSKKIIETVQKNRRSKKK; from the coding sequence ATGCTTGAAGAAAACCACGTAAAAATAATCACTGCACTTACTCCTTTATCTTTACTTTACGGCGTGGGAGTAAGCATAAGAAATAAACTCTTCGACTGGGGCATCCTCTCCAGCGAAGAGTTTGATATTCCTGTTATTTCGGTTGGAAACCTGACTGTAGGGGGGACCGGAAAAACTCCTCATATAGAATACCTCATCAGATTATTCTCCGAAAAATACAGAGTAGCAGTTTTGAGTCGCGGTTATAAACGAAAAACAAAAGGATTTATCCTCGCACACAATAATTCGACTTCGGCTGAAATTGGAGACGAACCTTATCAGATACTAAAAAAATTTCCTAACGTAGTCATTGCAGTCGATACCGATCGACGCAGGGGCATAAGAAAATTGACGGAACTGGAACCGGCTATAGATGTTGTACTTCTGGATGACGCATTCCAACACCGATACGTATCTCCTTTGATATCCATTATTTTGACAGACCATCACAGACCTATCTATGACGACAAATTATTACCTGCGGGTAAATTACGCGAACCAATATCCAGCTTATACAGAGCAAATATAGTTATTGTAACCAAATGTCCGGAAGATATCAAGCCAATAGATTTCCGTATTATTTCCCGTAAATTGAATTTATATCCTTATCAAGACCTATATTTCTCGCATTTCACATATACATTACCCAAAAAAATGTTTGGAGAGGAAGAAGAATTATCCCTATCCTCTCTTACCGGAGACGATTCTCTCCTATTGGTTACAGGTATCGCCAATCCGGCATCATTATATCAGTATATAAAAAATTTCCCTGCTCATTCAGAAGCGATTTCTTTCCCCGACCATCACAATTTCACTCTTAAAGATATTAAAACCATTGAAAACAAATTCAAGACTCTTCCTGGCAAAAACAAATATATCATTACGACAGAGAAAGACACAGCGAGACTATGTTCTTCTCCTTTTCTCTCAGAAGAATTAAAATCTCATTTTTACAATATACCTATATCTGTCGATTTTTTACAAAATGCTAATACTGTTTTTTCTAAAAAAATAATCGAAACTGTACAGAAGAATCGGCGTAGTAAAAAGAAATAA